TAGAGCTCCTGCCAGAGGATTGCGCGCTGAGTGATATACAAATATTACCCACTGTAAGCCTTTGACATGAGAGTCCAAAGAGGTGTGCAGTGCGGTCTGGGTTACAAGAGGACCAACCCTGGCCAAATACAAAGAATGGGTGCTCTGGAGGGACCTCTACACTCACCTATAAcacaggaaaaaaaaatcacaatatcTCACCCCCACAGTAAATTTCAGTcatgaaataaaataaatgttatttcctcTTGTTAACCACCCACACTTTATCTTTACTATTACTAAACTTTCCAagctgcatttagtttagtttagagatacagggtggaagcaggccattctgcccaccgtgtccgcgcccaccagcgatccccgcacactaaaactgtccttcacacacaagggacaatttacaatctttaccgaagcaaaagagcctacaaccctgtacgtctttggagtgagggagcaaatcggagctcctggagaaaacccttgcaggtcacaggaagaacgtgcaaactccgtacaggcaacaccgcTGGTCACAATCCACCCCggctctctggctctgtaaggcagcaactctaccgttgcgccactgtgccagcgtCATAAATGTTTAAACAAAAGAAAAGCTAAACTTTATTGTATCATCCATTCTATGGGCAAACCAAATACCTTGTCTCTCTGTATGGTGTCTGGTAATCATACGGGTTTTAGTCACAAACTCACTACTTAGAAGGACAAGAGCAGCAAGTGAGTTCGATTACCTCCACCTACAATTTGGCTCCAAGTCAAATACTATCTTGTCTTGGAAATAGGTCACTCGATTAAAATTCTGAAACTCTCTAGCAGAAGCATGGCAGTAGACAGTCTGCCATATTTAAAGAGGGCAGCTCAAATTGCCTTCTCAATTAGCATTGGCCTTCCAAGTAAACTACACATCCCATTAATGAAAACAAAGTGTAAATGGTACTTGCTTGGCAACTATTATTTTTAATCCAACACGTATATCATTGAGATTACTTGCAACATACTGAGGACTCACCTTTGCTTTATGTTCTCCTACAGAGAAATGGAGGATGACATAGCCGGCTCGCTGGCTCTCCTCAACGTCAATGAGTGTGCTGGAGTCAATTTTTAACCCAGTGCTAATTTCTGCGCTATGCACAAAGTCCTGTGCTTGCAAGTCTTCTACACGTTTCAGTTCCCCATTTGCTAACTGGATGATAGCACCTTTCATAAAGTGTGATGGAATATGCGTAGTTGGGGACTGCTGGACAAGGACAGGCTGAAGAACTGGTACAGTGGGCTGTGATGCTGGAACTGGAACCACTGTACAAACACTTGTTTGTGCACCAAGAGGCCTGTGAATTATGGGTTCTGTAGTTACAGCAGCAGCATTAACCAAGGAATTTGCAAGAACAGGGGCAGCAACAGGCATTAATACTGGCTGCCCACTGGCTAACACCATTGTTTTATGCAAGTGCCCACGTTGATCATCCAGCATTTGCCTTTTGAGTCCTGTGGTAACATGCTGTTGTGCAGGCAGATATGTAGATTGTGGTAATTCTTCACTAGAACAAAACTCTGCAAAGTTCTTACCTGGAATGATTTGCAAGTGGTGTCTTAATTGCTCTTGACTTTTGACTGAATTTTGTGAAACTTTCACATGACTTAAGAGTTCTTTCCTAACAACTACAGGACCCTGAGATCCTTGTGCATTCAAACTCCCAACTACTTGCTGGACTTCTAGGTCGGTGTCCGGTGTGCTCCTTTGTGCTGGAGAGGTAACCTCATTCCTTGGTTCTCTATGAAAAGGAAAATGGGGACTGCCTCTAGCTCTCTCATTTGGCGAGCAGGATAACTGCACATCTTTTCTGCCAACATTATGGGGTGCCTGAAGTTCTATAAATCTTTCTTGTCGTGGCCATTTCTCAAACTTTTGATGGTTTGAAGCTCCTTCACCTCGGTTTGTTGAGACTTCCAACATAGTTTCAGCAATTTCTTTGTCTTTTGCCACCTGAAAGCTATATCTACTTTCATGAGAGGTATCTAGATTCGGTACTGCTGTAGTAAATGACGTATATGACGGCGATAACAGCGAGGGTTGAAAATGAACCCTACCATGGGCCATACCTTGCGACAGTTCTGCTGTGGAGAAGTGAGCCAATGGTCCTTGTGGAGTCAAATTTTGTGCAGGAGAACCAGTGGCTTTGCTATAGGTTTCTGTAGGAGAAGACGCCATTGGAGGAGGAGTAACAGCCTCGGCCATCATGGAAGGATACGAGATAAGATGGGATAAATGAGAGGTGGGAATGCCCATGGTAGAAGAAATTAGTGGATTTGGCAGAATCCCATGAGACACATACGGAATCGTATATGGAGCTCCTACAAATTGCAGTGAAGCATGGGGTAGCTGGGTGTAATGAACAGGCATATATGGAACCCCATGGTGCTGAAGAAGCGGAGATGCAATGCTGTAACCTGGTGAGAGATGCCCCATGTTCACCAATGAATTTTGAGCATTTAGTGAATAGCTTGCAGAAGGTACAGCCAATTTGTACATCATACTATATTGATCCACTGCCACTCCAGGAGAGCTTGCACCATTATCAGCTCTCACTCCATATCTCAGTGTTGTTTGATTCTCTTCAGCAGCACTTTTAGCCCAATCAGCATCACTCACAGTAGTAATATTGGATGGCAAAGTATTATTTTTTAAGACCTCCTCACCTCCAGTACTATTCTGCAGAAGTTCTCGTTTCTTTGGTGGCAGGCATTCTTGATTTCGCTCATAAGCAGGTTTCATATTGTACTCTGGAGTATTTTTGTTTTTACTTATAAATATCACTGAGGAAAgtcagtgggagaacaaagatatCCTGGAGCTCTCCTCAAACCACGCCGACAGGAGCCTAATGAGTCAATGGAGAGAAAAAGTACGTAAGTGATAATAAAACCAGCaaaggaaaaaaa
This sequence is a window from Amblyraja radiata isolate CabotCenter1 chromosome 17, sAmbRad1.1.pri, whole genome shotgun sequence. Protein-coding genes within it:
- the atxn1l gene encoding ataxin-1-like; translated protein: MKPAYERNQECLPPKKRELLQNSTGGEEVLKNNTLPSNITTVSDADWAKSAAEENQTTLRYGVRADNGASSPGVAVDQYSMMYKLAVPSASYSLNAQNSLVNMGHLSPGYSIASPLLQHHGVPYMPVHYTQLPHASLQFVGAPYTIPYVSHGILPNPLISSTMGIPTSHLSHLISYPSMMAEAVTPPPMASSPTETYSKATGSPAQNLTPQGPLAHFSTAELSQGMAHGRVHFQPSLLSPSYTSFTTAVPNLDTSHESRYSFQVAKDKEIAETMLEVSTNRGEGASNHQKFEKWPRQERFIELQAPHNVGRKDVQLSCSPNERARGSPHFPFHREPRNEVTSPAQRSTPDTDLEVQQVVGSLNAQGSQGPVVVRKELLSHVKVSQNSVKSQEQLRHHLQIIPGKNFAEFCSSEELPQSTYLPAQQHVTTGLKRQMLDDQRGHLHKTMVLASGQPVLMPVAAPVLANSLVNAAAVTTEPIIHRPLGAQTSVCTVVPVPASQPTVPVLQPVLVQQSPTTHIPSHFMKGAIIQLANGELKRVEDLQAQDFVHSAEISTGLKIDSSTLIDVEESQRAGYVILHFSVGEHKAKVSVEVPPEHPFFVFGQGWSSCNPDRTAHLFGLSCQRLTVGNICISLSAQSSGRSSTQPASSINAISPFESRTTITSEVVLTPPEVSAHIRRNSEIRNYSKDSVMQHLHTDSESAGVPSHPNYQSRWTSPVFQRESFQSEETKMSTRPSFISQEVKLSIEGRSNAGK